TTTACAAGATAGCTTTTGGTTTGTCCTCTGTAAACACAATCTACCTGTGCGTAACCGGTCAACGAGCTGCCTTGTTTAACTTTGATTTCAACTTCAGCATTATTTGCCACAGCCTTCACCACTGGAATCTTCTTGTCGTTGGTTTCTATTGGAAAAGTAACTTCATAATAGTTGTAACCAACGATGCCATTCTCATCAGTCGATCGCACGGGAATCGAAGGCAACATTAGTTTTTTGCCATTCACTGTAATCGTAACCGAAGGTGGTACTGGACGTTCAATTTTTTTGTCTTTCGAACTAAATCCCAATCCTATAAAATCAAAAAGCGGCTTGCCTTCTTCACCCTCAGCGACAAGAAACAAGGCATGTTTGCCATCCAGTTGATCCACATAGTTAGAAACATCGACCGTAAATTGCTTTACTGTTGTCGCAGTATTTTCCGGAACGGTTATTTGGGCAATCCGCTTTCCTTTCCAGATATCATTATCCCAAGGGCCATCCAGCCACACGTTGACCTTAAATGAAGTCTGTGTCTTTGGTGCAATAAACAGATTAAAAGCGCTGCGGTTTCCATTTTTCGTTCCCTCAAAAGCCTTTAACCCAAACTTATCTTGTTTCAGACCACCGAATCCGAAATATTTAAAACCTGCGATAGTTCCATTTTTCATATTTGTCACAGGCATATGGTTATCCCATACATCCCATGAATCCTGTTGCAAACTGATATCTGAAAGGTAACAGGCATATCCAGCGGAATAGTACCGATAAGGGTCTAATCCATAAAAATGAAATCCTTCTGATGTTACCTCTGCACCTTTATATTCTTTTCCTTGTTTATCTTTGATGGTTAAATTTTCTTGAAAAGGGTCAAAAGCCCGGATAGAAACCATTCCCCCTTCTTTGACACTTTTTTCATCCCATGCAACTTTGATAGGTTCGACCACAGCCTGACGTGCAAAACCAAATCCGCGCGGTGGTCTATGGTAAAATACGTACCATTGTCCGTTGATTAGTTCGATACTCCCATGGGTATTATGCCCTGCATTACTGGTTTCGATAGCCGATCCGTCTTTATTTAATACTGGAGCACGCGAATCGACCAGGACACCGCCGCTCTTCCAAGGTCCCAAGGGTGAATCTGCCACCGCATACCGTAAGGTTGAATTTGAGCTCCCGACCCCATATTCTGGACCTGAATAGCCACTGTATACCGATACATATTTGTTGCCGACTTTACGAATTGACGACGCTTCAAAAAAATTAAAAGTTCCTAAATCCTCCCCCTCAAAAATATTAGGGTACGCGGTGCCTTTTGGATCACGCAATTCACCATATCGCGCACTTGCCGGCAATAGATAATTAATAATTTCGGTACCCGGTCGCAGCGAATACATCGTTTTCTGATCTAACTGTGCCGCCATCGAGCGTTGAAACCCCCAAAAACCGTATGCCCGGAATCCAATTTCGTAATCAGGATCTTTGGGATCCGTCACATATTCAATGTAAACGGCCGGATCAAATCCAAGGATACTTCCAGGCAGGGTACGCTTGCCATCTTCCGTGAGGTTTATCGGTTTAAAGGGCCCATTCGGCCGATCGCCTTTGACTACCATTGCTTCACGTTTATCTCCTCTGCTGTGTGGAAACAAGTAGTATTCTTTTTTCCCATCTTTACGTTTGACCTCTACCAGATCTGGGGCATACATCACATCCCATTTTCCATCGATCGGATAGGTAAAAATAGCCCCCTCATCGCGCCAACTCGTTAAGTTTTCAATCGGCGCTGACCACATCCGAATGTCAGGCCCGCAATAACTGGTAAAACGTAAATCATGGGAACCAATAATATAAGCGCGATATTTCCCCGGCTGGTCAGGATCTTCAAAAACACGGGGTTCACCATCAGGAAGATGCTCCCAAAGCGGTAGGTATGGATTACCGATAGACTGGTGCACAAACCCCTTACTGAGATCCTTCACCATATTTTGCTGTTGCCCCAGTATCCTTGTTGTTGATAAAATTCCTGTAACGGATAATAACAATACCATTGTCCGTTTTTTTAAGACAATATTTAGTCCCTTCATAAATTGATTAAATTAATTAAATTGCTGAATTATATTTTATAGTATTCAATTGATTTCTTTTGCCACGAGCTACTCATGCTACCAATTATCAGTACGAAATGGTACGGCTAGCATTCCTTCCTTATTGATTAGATTTACATTTTCGGGATTATTGCTCCATGCGTAGCGGACTGCCTTCGGATTGCTGATCTTTGGATGACTCAACACGACCTCATTCCCATGTATGACGGCATTCGCCCATAGGAATTTTCGATCTGAACCGGCAATCGCAAAATGTTGTAGTTTTTTTCCCTGACGGACAGCCAGCCCCTTTCCAATTTCGTCGAATGAAATAATAATCCGATCCCCATCAACCCGCATCTGCTTATACTGAGGACCTGAAGCAACGACTTGGTCTTTATACAACATCTTGCGCGCGCATAGCAATAAACGCTTGGCCATATCCTTTTTATTGAGCGGATGAATATCGTTCCACTCACCAAGATCGTACGTTACCGCCAGTGCGGTAAATGATAGTTCTTTGCTGGCCTGAAACTGAGCTTCCCTGATACGTGCCCAATTGGATTCTGCTGGTACCGTATCCTTGACCATAAAGTTCGGCAACTGTACCATCAGAAAGGGGAGCTGCGGTTGACCAAAATGCGCGCGCCAACTATGAACCAACGACGTAAGATACCGCTGATAACGTAATGGATTGGCGGTATTGGCCTCCCCTTGATACCAAATTACTCCCTTTAACCCGTAGTCATGCAACGGATAGATCATTCCATTGTAGAGGCCTGAGCCAACCTGTCCCAAGTTCTGTAGGCGGCTTTTATAGCGATCAACTTTATCTTGGTCCACGGCAACTTGCCAATGCCATTCGCCTGTGAGATCAATGCGTACGTCGTCGAGCTTGATCTCATAGGATTTATCAGGTGTGAATCCACCATCCTTATCATCCGTTCGAAGACGTACAGTTAAATTATTTCTTCCAGCGCGAAGTATCCCCGCTGGTATATCGTAAATCCGTGGTGGATACCGATAGGCCGTAGAACCAACAAAATGACCATTTACATACACCGAATCACTATCAATCAACGTTCCCAAATACAACTTGGCATGCCGTCCCTCTTTAGCGGCCGGAACGGCAAAATCCTTCCGAAAATAACTGACACCTCTGTTTAATCGATGCGGTTTGCTCCAGTATTCGGGAACCGGCACTGTTGGCCAATGCAAATCATTATAATTTTCTGCGGTCCACAGATCTACCCCGCCATCTTTTTCAGCCAACCTAAGGCTATCGATCGCATGTTGATCTAGCAACAGCTCTGGAAATTGCCTTAGAGACTTCTGGTCGACCCAGCGTTCTATTCCCGATCCACCAAGGCTAGATACGATCATTCCGACCGGAATACCGTTATGTTGATAGGACTCCAATGCATAGAAATAGGCTAATGCCGTCCAATTCATCACATCTGAAGCTATGCCCGAATGCCAACGTTCACCAGGCGGTATCTCTTGCTTTACCTCGATGGGACTATTTTGTGTCGGAACCTTGAAATAACGGATCATATGATTATTAGATTCATTTATTTCAGGAAAACGTTCGACAAGACGCTTAATTGGCGTTTCCATATTAGACTGACCCGAACAAAGCCAGACATCGCCGATTAACACATCACGAATAACAATGTCATTAATCTCCATCGTATAGGGTCCCCCATGATGCTGTGGCGGGATCCGCACATTCCACTTGCCATCCTGTCCGGCTTCTGTATAATAGTATGCCCCTCTAAAACGAAGGGTAACCTTCTCACCTTTCGATGCCCATCCCCAAATATGGAGTTCGATATCCCGCTGTAGAACCATCTGGTCTCCCATGATTGCTGGCAGCCGTACACCGGCAGCGCATGGCAGCAGTCCGAGAAGACAAACAATAACCAGTGTTAGACGACTAAAAAAAGATGAAAAGCAAAAGAAATTTTCTATTCTAAAAAACATATTCTACCACTTTACCTTCCAAATTTCCAACAATCGAAAAACAGGATATTTGACGGAGCCTTGCCTTTAAAAACAAAGTATAAATCATGTACTCCCTTCACTTTATCGGCTAGTACAGTCTCCACTGTAGTCCAGCGGTCATCGCCTCCCGTCATGGGAACTTGTATAGTAGCTAGTAAAGCCCCATCGATCGCTCCCGAACGTACCTCCATACTGACACCACCGTTATGTGTTGTTCCCAGTCGCGCAAAAAAATTGCTTGCACCTCTCTCACCAAAGTCAACGTTTTTCACACAGGTATAAGCTCCATCTTTCTTTGCTTTTATAAAAACGCCTACTTTTTCATTCTGATAGGATTTAACATATTCGGACCACGCAATCATTTCGGCCTGATGGAGCTCGTAGGGATTCACCGCTGCTAGCGCACGAGTAATTCCAGCTGTCATTTTCATCGGCGGGATACTGCCGTCTGGATTAAAGTTTAACTCCTGAACAGCAACAGAGCGCGTAAAACCTCCACCGCCGGGCAAAGCTCCATTGTGGTAAAAGAAGTAACTCTTTCCTTTAAAATCAACAACACCTGGATGGTTTGTGAATGCTTTTCCTTCCGCAGGCATGATTACTCCGCCATACTTCCAGGGACCTTCGGCTTTTTTGCTGGTCGAATAACCGATAAATTCAGGTAGAGGACCTCCCGGCCAAAAGAGATAATACAAGCCATTTCTTTTATACAACCAGGGACCCTCCTCATAGCTTGTCGGTCGTTTCGGGTCGCCCGCTCGTTTTCCGAAAGAAGCTGCCGTCATTGGAACCTCAACGATATCACCTGCATAGGAGATCATATCTTCATTCAGCTTGACATATTTCAATTGGGGATTACCCCAGTACATATGCGCCTGACCATCGTCGTCAATAAATACAGTCGGATCGATATCGCCCCATTCACTCTGCAGCAACGGTCTGCCCAAAGGATCGTGAAATGGACCTAATGGGCTATCCCCGACAGCAACGCCGATCGCACCGCGGTTGTTCTGCTTAGAAATAACAGGCACGTATAGATAAAATTTACCGTTTTTTTCAACACATTGTGCCGCCCACGCATCACCTTTTGCCCAATCAAAATCAGTATAAGAGAGAATCGCACCATGATCCGTCCAGTTCACCATGTCAATGGTTGAATATACCCGCCAATTATTCATAGTAAACCAGGTGGACTCTTCTTCATCCTGTGTGGTGTATAGATAAAGACGGTTATTATATACCAAAGGTGCAGGATCTGCCGTATAGGCTGTTTGTACAATCGGATTTTGTGCCTTCAATGCATTTATCGTAACAAAAAACATGATCAGAAACCCGACCAGTAATAGCGTAAAAAATTGTTTTCTCATATCATTTTAATTGCTGGTCAAATGGAAGTAATCAAAGTCTACATAGCCGCCAGCTGCTTTACTCGCATAGTTAAAAAGTCCGAACCGATACCCCATAAAATGAGGAATGGTATAACTCATTTTTAACACGTTACCTATTCTGTTCCAATTGTGTCCATCCGTACTATAAAAAAATTGGGCCGTATCTTTTTTGTTTGAAAAATCACAGCTCGCTTTAAAAAATACACGTTGCTGTTTGAGGTCGATCTTGGCCAGTTCTTGTGGTGCCCCCGTCATCGCATTGATCATTACCAATGATTTTGTGTTTCCTTCCATCCGAACTCCTACTAAACCATAGTTTTTTTGCAATAGCGATAATCCGGCGAAATCACCATCTTTCATGTTAGAAACCTCTACAGCAATAGCGGCGCTGCAGCTCGGGCCGATGGTGCGTTGCGTCAATGTATTTTTAGCCGACAGAAAGTCCTCAGTAAGGTCGCCGGTTCGCAGTCTCAAAAAGCCACTGCGTTCGGTCACTGACCATAGATCAGCAACTGGGTTATGGTTCCATTGCCATACTAGGGGAAGGGCGGGTTCGCCAGCTTTCCGCTCAAAATCATCTGAGCTAACAATTCCGGGGCTTAAGCTTTTATTTGCAGGAAGATCCAATTTAGCCGCGACTTTTCCGTCAATTCCAAGCACAGGCCAGCCATCCTCCCAGTTGACAGGAACCAAAAACGGAATTCGGCCTACAGCACCATAATCCTGAAAAAGATAAGCATACCATTTTCCGTTGGGCATATCGATCAGCCCTCCCTGTGCCACACCCTGATCCTGCAAAACCACTTTCCCCTCATACGGACCTTCCAATTGGCTGGCCCGATGTACAATTACTGTGCGCATCCCTCCCGCTGGCCATGAAATATTAAAAAGATAATACATACCATTGATCTTAAACATTTGGGATCCTTCCGCAGGTAAACCGGCTTTGCCTTCTTTAGGATTGGCGGGTAAAGAGGCATTCTCTATCAATACCCGTTGTGTTCCTGCTTTAACACCTGAAAAATCTGGCGATAATTCAGCAATATAGATGCGCCCCCCACCCCAGATCATATAAATTTTCCCCTCGTCAAAGAATAAGCTATGATCGTGCATCATCGGTTGAAATTCTTTCGAAGTCCAGGGTCCATGTTCAATATCTGCTGTCTGGTAAACATGCGTTTTTCCTGTATTGGCCGAAAATGTGCTGACATAGTACCGCCCCTCATGAAAGCGCAAACTGCTCGCCCAGGAGCCGTGCCCATACGCATTTTTATGGTTTGACAGATTGAGTTCATCCTGATCGCCAAGACGATCGTAAGCATAATTAATCATCGTCCAATTGACCAGATCTTTGGACTTCATAATCGGGACACCGGGATTCATATGCATGGTCGTGCTGCTCATATAATAGGTATCACCGACGCGTATCATAGACATATCGGGCACATCAGCAAAGATGATTGGATTATGGGCCTGTTGCGCTGTCGCTCCCAAAAACGTGATCATCGAGGAGAAGACAAAAGCGCTGATTTTCATTCTTAACATATTGACAGGATTTATGAGTCGCATTAATTTAGTAAACCTTAAATGTATAGTATTTTCCAGGCAAGGTTCCTACATCGTATTCATAATAGCTTGGTAATTCAATTCCTTTCAAGTGTGAATCTGCCGAATGAATAGTTGCTGGTGTTATTACAGGAGCTAAAAGGGCATTAGTCTGTTCGCCTTTTGCTATTTGAAGTTCAGGTCCTTTCAATGGCGAAGCCGTGCGCAACCGCAAATTACCGCCTAAAGATGAAAAGACCATAACTTCCTTTATCTTTCCTTTTTGCCATTGCATTTCAATTTCAAATCCACCTCGCGCCTTGATCCCCTTTACCCAGCCGTCTTTCCATTGATCGGGAATAGCTGGCAGTAAATGCACAGCACCATCGTGGCTTTGGATCAGCATCTCCGCAATTCCGGCCGTTAAGCCAAAATTACCATCAATCTGAAATGGAGGATGTGCCGTAAACAGATTGGGATAGGTACGTCCCTCGGGATGGTTTTCATCGGAAACCGTCAACATCTTTTTTATAATTTCGTAGGCATGGTTTCCGTCCAATAAACGGGCCCATAAATTTATTTTCCATCCAATTGACCATCCCGTCGCAAAATCACCTCGATAGATCAACGAATTACGTGCTGCCTCAAACAATTCAGGCGTGCGGAACGGTGAAATTTGACTACCTGGAAACAATCCATATAAATGGGATACATGCCGATGTTGATTGTGCGGATCATCCACGTCTTCCAGCCATTCTTGTAACTGAGTATAACGACCTATATGCATTGGTGGAATCCGCCGTGCCGTTGCCAATAATGTGTCCCTATACATTGCATCAACACCGAGGGCTTCTGCCGCCAAAGCAGTACGTGTCAGCATGTCGTAGCATAGCTGATTATCCATGGTTACGCCTGCCGCAAGTGGCCCTTGCTCGGGCGAAATTGAAGGACTCAGAACGAGCCATTGTTTAGTCGGATAACCACGATGCTCGACAAGCACAGACAAAAGAAAGTCGCAAGCTCCCCTCATTACTGGATAATATTGCCTTAAAAAGACCTTATCTCCCGTAAAAAGGTAATGTTCCCACAAATGTTGAGACAACCACAGCCCTCCACTCGGCCACATTCCGGCAGCCGCAAAATCAATCGGACTCGTCACGCGCCAGATATCGGTATTGTGATGGGCCACCCAGCCGCGCGCATGGTACAATGTCTTCGCTGTCTCTTCTCCACTTTCACTGAGCTCTTTAATCATCGAAAATAACGGCTGGAGCGTGCCAGAAAGGTTGGTAACCTCTGCTGGCCAATAGTTCATTTCGGTATTGATATTGATCGTATATTTACTGTCCCAGGCTGGTTGCATGGAGCGGTTCCAGATGCCTTGCAGATTAGCAGGTTGACCACCTGCCTGCGAAGAACAGATAAGCAAATAGCGGCCGAATTGAGTCAACAAAGTCACGAGCGCCGGGTCCTGTGTACGGGCAAAATTTGCGATACGCTTTGCAATAGGCTCCTGATGTTCACTGCTCAAACTGCCCAAATGGAGCTGGAAGCGGTTAAATTGTTTGCCATAAGAAGCGATGTGCTGCCGCAAAGCAAGCTGATAATCCTTATCCATCGCTTTTTGCAACCTTTTAGCAGCCACCTTATGGGGATCAGCCCCCAATTGTTTGTAATTTTGAAAATTGCTCGCTATGGAAATGTAAAGAGAAATAGAACTTGCACCTTTTATATCAATCGATTGGTCTTTCACAACAAGCTGTCCATCGGTATGCTTTACTCCCGTATGAATCTGATAAACAACCTGCCCTTTAATACCCTCATGATCGGATCCTCGTCCTGCTAATATAAGCTTATCACCGTTTTTGTAAATAGTATGCTTCGACTCATTCTCATAAGTTAATGTGCAGTTGAGTTTCCTTTTCTTACTCGACTTTATTTTCATGACAATGACATCATCAGCAAACGAAGTAAAAACTTCTCTGGTAAATGTTACCCCATCTACTGTATAACGGGACAGTGCTACCGCCCGTTCAATATCCAGTTCGCGATAATAATCCTGATACTGTTCGTGCCCAGGAAACCGCAGCAGTATATTTCCTGCGGTCTGATAGGGCATGCCATGGGTTTTGGTGAAGAAGGTTTCATTCGCAAGCCTATCGGCTTCAGCCGATTTTCCATCGAATATATAATGCTGAATAGTTTTTAATGCCGCCCCACCTTTTTTATTATCGTTGCGATAAGGTCCACCCGCCCAAATAGTTTCCTCATTGAGCTGCATGCGTTCACAAGATGGAATTCCATAAACCATCGAGCCCAACCGACCATTTCCCAGCGGTAAAGCTTGTTCCCATACCCTTTCGTCTGCAGGCCGATCATACCATAGGGTCAATGTCGATCGCTTTTGGGCAAACAACAAAGTAGTATGCAGTGACAAGATCACAATGAATATACTTATGTACTTCCAAATAAAGTTTTCAATCATTTTTCTTGATACCATTTTTTGCAGTTTCGGGATTAATGCAGAGGACCAACAAACTCATTGTGAGATAGGCCGAGGCAAACCGTCGAATAGTTTATTGCTATGATCAACTTATTAAGGTCTTTTATTTCTTATCCTTAAATAACAATTGCGAAACATTATAGAGGTCATTTCTCCACACATTGAAGTCATGCCCTCCAGGCTCCAGATAATAAATATGAGGCACTCCGTGTTCTAAAAGGTACTCATGTGTACGCTTACTGATATTGAGCAAACCGTCCTGGTCACCACAGGAGATCCACAGCATTTTTAGGCTATCTTTAGCTTCTTTTGGAGCAGGCAGTAATTCCTGTGGCATCTTGGTGTTTGGCGCAGAAGAAAAACCCCCGACCCACGAGAAGGTATCCATATGGCCCAGTCCAAAATTCAGCGCCTGGCCTCCCCCCATAGACAACCCAAAAATCGCGCGGTGTTCACGATCCTTGATAACGGGAAACTGCTTTTCAACAAATGGAATCAGGTCATTGAGCAGATCTTTTTCAAAAGTTGAAAACGCCGCTACCCGATCCGGTGCCATCACATTTCCACCAGCACGGTCATCTTCCATGGCACGGCCATTGGGCATGATCACCAGCATGGGTTCCATTTTTCCTTCCGCATATAGGTTATCGAAAATAACCTGCGGATTTCCATGTCTGAACCATTCCCGTTCATCGCCGCCTATTCCATGCAGCAGGTACAGTACAGGGTATTTTTTTGCGGTATCATATCCCGGCGGCGTATAGATTAAGGCTTTCCTAGTAACCCCTACAGTTTTCGAAGGATAAACTACGGAGTCGATTTTTCCATAGGACGCCAATTTTCGTTCCACATCGAATCCTTGTGGAGCAGCCTGCTGCGCCCGAGCGATTAAGCTGACAGAAAACACGCACAATAACGTGTAGATCATTTTTCTCATCATATAATTGGTTTAACAGTACATCAATTTTAGGTAAGCAACCGATAAAAGCAACAGCGCACATCCAATCTAGAAACAGTTGCCTAATTTCATAATAGAACAATAGCCCATGGCAATTAGGTCGCCACTTTCCTCTTGATTACCCGTAATACCGCCGCTACAATAGCGTCGGCGTTTAGGCCATATTTATCCATCAGCGCACTTGGCGGTCCCGATTCACCGAAACTGTCGTTTACAGCTACATATTCTTGCGGAGTAGGCAATTGTTTTGCTAACAGTTGCGCGACACTATCTCCGAGTCCACCGATACGGTTATGTTCTTCGGCTG
The Sphingobacterium multivorum genome window above contains:
- a CDS encoding sialate O-acetylesterase, with translation MFFRIENFFCFSSFFSRLTLVIVCLLGLLPCAAGVRLPAIMGDQMVLQRDIELHIWGWASKGEKVTLRFRGAYYYTEAGQDGKWNVRIPPQHHGGPYTMEINDIVIRDVLIGDVWLCSGQSNMETPIKRLVERFPEINESNNHMIRYFKVPTQNSPIEVKQEIPPGERWHSGIASDVMNWTALAYFYALESYQHNGIPVGMIVSSLGGSGIERWVDQKSLRQFPELLLDQHAIDSLRLAEKDGGVDLWTAENYNDLHWPTVPVPEYWSKPHRLNRGVSYFRKDFAVPAAKEGRHAKLYLGTLIDSDSVYVNGHFVGSTAYRYPPRIYDIPAGILRAGRNNLTVRLRTDDKDGGFTPDKSYEIKLDDVRIDLTGEWHWQVAVDQDKVDRYKSRLQNLGQVGSGLYNGMIYPLHDYGLKGVIWYQGEANTANPLRYQRYLTSLVHSWRAHFGQPQLPFLMVQLPNFMVKDTVPAESNWARIREAQFQASKELSFTALAVTYDLGEWNDIHPLNKKDMAKRLLLCARKMLYKDQVVASGPQYKQMRVDGDRIIISFDEIGKGLAVRQGKKLQHFAIAGSDRKFLWANAVIHGNEVVLSHPKISNPKAVRYAWSNNPENVNLINKEGMLAVPFRTDNW
- a CDS encoding glycoside hydrolase family 43 protein, which gives rise to MRKQFFTLLLVGFLIMFFVTINALKAQNPIVQTAYTADPAPLVYNNRLYLYTTQDEEESTWFTMNNWRVYSTIDMVNWTDHGAILSYTDFDWAKGDAWAAQCVEKNGKFYLYVPVISKQNNRGAIGVAVGDSPLGPFHDPLGRPLLQSEWGDIDPTVFIDDDGQAHMYWGNPQLKYVKLNEDMISYAGDIVEVPMTAASFGKRAGDPKRPTSYEEGPWLYKRNGLYYLFWPGGPLPEFIGYSTSKKAEGPWKYGGVIMPAEGKAFTNHPGVVDFKGKSYFFYHNGALPGGGGFTRSVAVQELNFNPDGSIPPMKMTAGITRALAAVNPYELHQAEMIAWSEYVKSYQNEKVGVFIKAKKDGAYTCVKNVDFGERGASNFFARLGTTHNGGVSMEVRSGAIDGALLATIQVPMTGGDDRWTTVETVLADKVKGVHDLYFVFKGKAPSNILFFDCWKFGR
- a CDS encoding glycoside hydrolase family 43 protein, with product MLRMKISAFVFSSMITFLGATAQQAHNPIIFADVPDMSMIRVGDTYYMSSTTMHMNPGVPIMKSKDLVNWTMINYAYDRLGDQDELNLSNHKNAYGHGSWASSLRFHEGRYYVSTFSANTGKTHVYQTADIEHGPWTSKEFQPMMHDHSLFFDEGKIYMIWGGGRIYIAELSPDFSGVKAGTQRVLIENASLPANPKEGKAGLPAEGSQMFKINGMYYLFNISWPAGGMRTVIVHRASQLEGPYEGKVVLQDQGVAQGGLIDMPNGKWYAYLFQDYGAVGRIPFLVPVNWEDGWPVLGIDGKVAAKLDLPANKSLSPGIVSSDDFERKAGEPALPLVWQWNHNPVADLWSVTERSGFLRLRTGDLTEDFLSAKNTLTQRTIGPSCSAAIAVEVSNMKDGDFAGLSLLQKNYGLVGVRMEGNTKSLVMINAMTGAPQELAKIDLKQQRVFFKASCDFSNKKDTAQFFYSTDGHNWNRIGNVLKMSYTIPHFMGYRFGLFNYASKAAGGYVDFDYFHLTSN
- a CDS encoding glycoside hydrolase family 95 protein — its product is MVSRKMIENFIWKYISIFIVILSLHTTLLFAQKRSTLTLWYDRPADERVWEQALPLGNGRLGSMVYGIPSCERMQLNEETIWAGGPYRNDNKKGGAALKTIQHYIFDGKSAEADRLANETFFTKTHGMPYQTAGNILLRFPGHEQYQDYYRELDIERAVALSRYTVDGVTFTREVFTSFADDVIVMKIKSSKKRKLNCTLTYENESKHTIYKNGDKLILAGRGSDHEGIKGQVVYQIHTGVKHTDGQLVVKDQSIDIKGASSISLYISIASNFQNYKQLGADPHKVAAKRLQKAMDKDYQLALRQHIASYGKQFNRFQLHLGSLSSEHQEPIAKRIANFARTQDPALVTLLTQFGRYLLICSSQAGGQPANLQGIWNRSMQPAWDSKYTININTEMNYWPAEVTNLSGTLQPLFSMIKELSESGEETAKTLYHARGWVAHHNTDIWRVTSPIDFAAAGMWPSGGLWLSQHLWEHYLFTGDKVFLRQYYPVMRGACDFLLSVLVEHRGYPTKQWLVLSPSISPEQGPLAAGVTMDNQLCYDMLTRTALAAEALGVDAMYRDTLLATARRIPPMHIGRYTQLQEWLEDVDDPHNQHRHVSHLYGLFPGSQISPFRTPELFEAARNSLIYRGDFATGWSIGWKINLWARLLDGNHAYEIIKKMLTVSDENHPEGRTYPNLFTAHPPFQIDGNFGLTAGIAEMLIQSHDGAVHLLPAIPDQWKDGWVKGIKARGGFEIEMQWQKGKIKEVMVFSSLGGNLRLRTASPLKGPELQIAKGEQTNALLAPVITPATIHSADSHLKGIELPSYYEYDVGTLPGKYYTFKVY
- a CDS encoding alpha/beta hydrolase, coding for MMRKMIYTLLCVFSVSLIARAQQAAPQGFDVERKLASYGKIDSVVYPSKTVGVTRKALIYTPPGYDTAKKYPVLYLLHGIGGDEREWFRHGNPQVIFDNLYAEGKMEPMLVIMPNGRAMEDDRAGGNVMAPDRVAAFSTFEKDLLNDLIPFVEKQFPVIKDREHRAIFGLSMGGGQALNFGLGHMDTFSWVGGFSSAPNTKMPQELLPAPKEAKDSLKMLWISCGDQDGLLNISKRTHEYLLEHGVPHIYYLEPGGHDFNVWRNDLYNVSQLLFKDKK